The sequence below is a genomic window from Ornithobacterium rhinotracheale.
TGCACGATAATCTTCCGCAGGCAAACCCTCCGCCGTTTCGTTGCATTGCACAAATGCGAAAAACGCAATGATTATTCCTAAATATTTTAAAAAATTCATCTTTTTATTTTTAATAAATTATTGCTTGAAATCCTTTTTGAGAAGCTATATAACTATTTCCCTTTTTCTTAAATTGCGTAAAATTCACACTATCGTTTACCTGAATGCCTGGCAGCATCAAAATTCCGTCTTCCATTGCCACATAGCCACTTCCCAAACCTGTATAGTACTTGCTAACTGTCACATGAGGCTGCATATTTCTTAAAAACACGGTGTATCGTTTATTGACATCTGTATGTTTGTCTTTTGAAAAATTAGTTACAAAAACTTCCTCGCCATAAGGATTATTGATACTTAAGTTTTTAATTCTTTTTCGCTCAAACTGCAATTTAGTATCATAAACTTCCTTCATCACCTCTTCCCAATCCTTTCCTGCGGGAATAGGTTTAAGCACAATGTATTCGCTAGTATTATTTGGGTATTTATTGGTAGAGAAAATCAAGCTACCATCGGCATCTTTTTTAAAAAACAAAAAGCTTGTTTGCCTCGTTTCAAATATATAATTGGGCGAAATAAAGTTGAGTTGCGTATATGAGTTATGCGAAATACTGTACTGGCTAGTTTTGACTTCTTCTTTGGATGTGAAAGTTTTATCCGAGAGCATTTCCACCTCTCCATTTTCTTTAAATTTCATCAATAAATGAAAACCTCCTTGCCCATAATCTCGATCTATAAGGATAATTCCGTAACTTTTTGAACGAATGAGGTTTCTCGACAAGTCGTTGAATTTATTGGCTAAATTTGGAAAATAAATCATTTCCCAGCCATTTGGTGCATTGACCAAGGTTTGTTTTAGAGTATCTTTTGCAGAGATGATTCTTTCGCTAGGCGTTTGGTCAAAAAATCTATCGTCCTCTTGATTACAAGAAAACAAGAATAATATACTAGCCATCCCACAAAAAAGTTTATTTAGAATATTGTTTTTCATATTATTGAGCATATTTTTTAAGTCTAATTAAATTTTGCAAATTCAATACATTGATGTCTATATCAAATTCTTCTTTTAGGTATTTAGTCACAAAATCTCTTTTAGCCTCCAATGTTTTTTTGGCTTGGCGTGCTCTCTCTACCTCCTTATAATAATCATCGGCAGGTGTAGCTGCATACTCAATCATCTGATCTACTTCATGTTTTGGATAGGAAAGCAAAACGCTCATTGTTTCAGCAAAATCCTCATATACATCATAACGAGCTGCTGAAAAACTATAAAAGCCAACATAAAAAGGAACAGAAGAAAGCTCTGAGGCTTCTTTTTTTTCGCCAAAATCATCTAGCTTATATTTTCTAAAATTTAAATTGGAAAATTCTTCTAAATCAAATTTCTTGTGATATGCCATGAGCTTAGCCATATTGTTTTGAACATTTCTTGAAAGACGAATCATCGATTCCTCATTATTTTTATTAAAATCGTCTACCTTAAAAATTGTAAACGGAAAAGGAGAATCGTTCGACAACTGCCACTTTTCAACGCCAAATGAATCTATATTAGCATTGCCAAACAGCTTTATCTCGGCAGGAGACATTTCTTTTAACAATTCTTTTCCAGCCACTTGCATATATAAATCGATCCAAATTACATTTAGGGCTTTTGCCACTTCATAAGCTTTTGCCTCATTCGGAGGGAAAAGCTGCATGCGATCAAAAGAGCTATTGTTCTGCCACTGGTAATTTACCGCAATATTGTATGGCTTTTCAAAATTTTGATTTAAGTAAGTTTGAAATTCTGAATTTGGCGTTTGAGAAACATTTATCACGCTTTTGGAAGATAAATCTTCCGAACCTTCGCAGCTTGCCAAAAATAGCAAACCGCTCAATGCAAATATTGAATATTTTATATTTTTAATCTGAATCATAACTAAATTTTATCTAGGGTTTGGAGTTAAGCCACTATCTATTGCGAGAGGTGGAATTTGTAGTGTTTTTCTATAATCTTCTTTCTTTAAAATTCTATCTAATTTATACTCATCTCCAGGTTGATTTCTATTTACACTAAGATGATATCGGCGAATGTCGAACCAGCGCAAGCCCTCGTGCACAAATTCTCTGCGACGGAGCTCACACACAAAGGCTACTATCGATGCCTTGAAAAATGACATTGCTCCAAAAGATGATGTGTATAAATCTTGAGCATTTTTAAATCCATACAAAATCTCTTCTTTGCTTAATCCTAAGGACATTTTTGCTTTTAGATAACTTCTTAGATTTAAAATGGCTTCATCGTTTTTTTCCAGCATAGCCAGCGCTTCTACTTTATTGAGCAAAACCTCATCTGCCGTAAAAAGCACATTGTCTGAGTAGATTCCTTTTGGGTTTAATCCTGTGCTTTCAAAAGTTGAGAAATCTCTGAATTTATTAATGTATTTTGCTGTGCTATTTTCTACACCATGCACTTTTTCTGCATAGTAGAAACTTAAATCTAGGCTTGGGGATAAATTGCTAAATAAATCTTTCACTTTATTATAGTCTAGACCATATTTCTCGACCTTAAAGTTTCTATTCCAGCGAGTTTCTGTCGGGGTTAAAAGCAAATTCGTTTTCTCTTGGCTATTGGTATACCAATGATTGACCGAAAAGTTATAGTCTCTGTATTCATTCCAGTTTCTAATGGCGTTAAAAGCATCTATCCCCAGCACATAATCGCTGTAATCTACCACTTTTTGCCAATCGCCGTGATACAAATAAAATCTTGTAGCAAAGGCTGCCGCAGCTTTTAAATTAAAATGGAATTTGGGTTGTTTGTAATTATTATCTTTAATTAAAGGCAATCCTAATTCTAAATCTTCTTGAATTTTGTTGTAAGTTTCCTCGAGCGTTCCACGAGAGTAGGTAGGAAATGCGTTTTTCTCAGGCGTCGTTACATACGGAATCCCTGGCAAGCTCTGAGCCGTAGTAGGATTGTAAGTGTCTGCCCAAATGTTTGCCAACATGAAATGCAAATAGGCACGAAGCACCAAGGCTTCGCCATACAAAGCTGTGATTTCTGGTGTTTTTTCTTTAAACTTTTTAAGGCTTTCGAGTGCTTGATTCACTTGTGCAATGCCACGGTAGCTGTCATTCCAGAAATTAAGCGGGGTGTCTAGGTCCTCGTTATCATAGTCTTGCCAATAGAACATTGCCTCATTCAAACGATTGTATTTACCCCCTTCGCGAATATCCACATTGTCGGTGCGAGGTTCCAGAAACGGATAATAACTCGCGTGTGGATAAGCCGCCGTTAAAACTTCACGGATTTTCTGCACATCATCGATTTCTATATCGTAATCTGATTTTGGCGACTCGTCCAAAAAATCATTACAGCTCAGCATTCCTAAACTAAAGAAAATACCGTATAAAATATATTGAATTTTTAATCTTCTCATCGATTTTTAAATTTTTTAAAACATAAGATTTATCCCCAAAGTGCATTGTCTCTGAATTGGCAATGCTACCCCTCCCGAACGGAAGAATTCAGGATCTTGCCCGTTGAGTTTTTTATCAGAATAAATCAAGAACGGATTGGTAATTTGCAAACGGATATTGGCTCCTTGCATTTTCCATTTTTGAATTAAATCTGAACTAAATGTATAGCCTAGCGAAATGTTTTTCATTCGCACAAAGCTTCCATCTGCCACACGCAATTGCGAATAATTGTAAGTGTTATAAGCTCGCTCAATATTTTCTTCGCCCACGAGTTTTATCAAATCTTTAGACGGAATCACTGGCACATTGGTTTTAAATTCATCGCCAGGGTTGAGCCATCTGTTTAAATAATTATTTGCAAAAACATTCAAATCGGCAAAACCTGGATCGTAGGTAGGTTGCAATCTGATTTTATTTCCCACTTGATAGGTAATGAAAAATGATAAATCGAAGTTTTTATATTTAAAGGTGTTTGAAAAACCACCTGTAAGGTTTGGCTCAATGGCTCCTTCATATTTTAAATAAGATAAAGAATATTTTGTATCCAAGAAATCGGCGCCTGCACTTTTGGCAAATTCAAAACCTTCAAACGGATAATCTCCAAAATAAAAATTCGGCAAGCCGTATTGGTCTAATCCTGTGAACTGGAAAGAGTACAAACCTCCTCGTGGATGCCCCACGACATTTCCTTTGCCCGTGCCCGCTACTAAATCAAATGTATCTGGCGTGTTTCTAAGTCGAGTGATTTTCTGGTCGTAATACCCCATGGTGTACATTGCAGTCCAAGAAAAATCTTGGGTTTTAATCGGTGTAGCATTCAAAGTAAATTCTACCCCTTTAGTATCCATGTCGGCAAAATTTGCAAATTTATAATATTCCCCGCCGATGCCTGAGGTGCGCACCAAATCTATTAAATCAAATGATTTTCTCTGATACGCATCAATGGTGAAATTCCATCTATTTTTGAACAAGCCTACATCCAAGCCCACATTAAGCTCATACATTTTTTCCCAAGTTAAATCTCTGTTTTCTAGATTTAAAAGTGACAATTGATTTTCTCTTTCCTTGGTGCTGAAACGATTCGTAACGCCTGAAGTAAACACAGCTAATGAATTTATCGCACTTTCGCTCATTTTAGCCGTGAAACCATAACTGGCTCTCAAGGCTAAAGTATTAAGGTTTGGCAAATTTTGAATAAATTCTTCTTTATCTAAGTTCCACTTAGCTCCCACATTCCAAGTTGGTAGCCAGCGAGACTGTGCTCTACGGCCAGAAATATTGGTGCCTTCGTAGTTTACCACTGCGTTGATGATGTATTTTCCCGCGTATCCATATGTTGCATTTCCTGAAAAAGTTACACCTCGGTCTTTAATTCTACTTAATCCAAAATAAACTTCGTTTTCGGTCTGTAATTTTTGAAAAACCAATGGTGAGGTAATCACTTGATTGGCTCGATCGAAAAGCATTCCGTAGCCACTAAACGGATTGATGTCTCGATTAGTTGAACGAATTTCATTGAAACCATACAATTTCAAATCATTTTCCCCCCATTGTTTTTCATAATCGAGTGATAGACGCAGCAAGTAATTTTTTAATTTATTTTCTGTTTTATTAAAAATTCCACCTTCGGGCAAAATCACCTTTGGATAATTATAATTTCCATCATTTTCTCTAAATAAATAAATGTTTTCGGCAAGTTCTACTGGATTATTGTCTGCTTGATATGCCAAAATCACATTAGAATTACTCTTTACTGTGTGCTCAATAGAGGTACTTGCACGGCGTGCTACGGCAGTTAAATTCGCTACTAAATTAGGCTTAATTTTATATTCTAATTCGCCTTGAATTTTTAAATCAATGACATTAATATCTAAATAATTATTATCGTATTCATTAAAGATATTGAACGGTGCCCAGTTGTTTCTGTAATAAAGATTGGGCAACATTGCACGAGTGGTGTTCAAGGCATAAGAAAACGGATTGATGTCGAAATCGCGCTCAAAACTACCAATATTTGTATTTTTCTTTTGTCTAAAAGTTCCTGGTGCCTTTTGATTTCGGAAATTCCCTTGAATATTAATATTTGTTTTGAATTTATCGCTGATGAAATAAGTGTTTTTCACATTAGCCGTAAGTCGTTGCGTTTTATCTATAATGCTCCAGCCACCATCTGTGTAATAGCCCAGAGATGCGTAGTTAGCACTATTTTCGCCACCACCGCTAAAGTTTAAGGCTAAGGTGTGCGTGGGGCGCATTCTGAAAAGCTCGTTGAACCAATCGGTATCGGCATATTCAAACTTTCTTAAATAATTGGCAATTCTTTCTGGCGTATTGTCTAGTGCATAGGATTGTGTAGCCTCGTTAAAAGTCGTGAGGCTTTTATACAAATTATAATAAGCTCCGCCTCGTCTGCCCATCAATGCCGAAGTCATATCAAAATAGCCTTTATTATGCATTTCGTTGTAAATCGACATGGTTTCTTGCGAGTTCAGCAAATCGTACTGATTATAGTTTGGACGAAGACGCACCGCCTGCTCATAAGAAAAATTGATGCGATTAGGCGTGTTTCTCCTCCCCGATTTTGTTGTAATAACGATCACTCCGTTCAGTGCACGCGCGCCATACATAGAGGTTGCCGAGGCATCTTTCAAAACCTGAATATCCTCAATGTCCGACGGGTTGATGCCCGCAATGGCTGAACTGATAAGCGTAACAGCATCTCCCGAAACTAATTGATCAAAAGTCAAATTCACAATATCCTCGTACACCGCGCCATCAATCACCCAAAGTGGCTGCACATTGCTATTGATGGACGCCCCACCACGAATGTTGATTCTAGGTGCGGCACCAAAAGTTCCCGTAACATTTTGGATATTTAATCCCGCTACTCTCCCCTCAAGCAGGCGAGACACATCGGGAACCGCATCGATTTTGATTTCGCTCATTTTTACTTGGCTTGCCGCCCCTGTAAAAACACGATTTTTGATTTTTTTGTATCCCGTAACCACAAATTCATTAAGTGCAAGGGAGGATTCATCTTTAAGAACAAAGTCCTTTCTGGTGAAATTTTTAACTTTAAAAGATAGTTCTTGAAAACCTAATTGGTAAAAAGTTAAGACATCTCCTACATTCGCTTTAATACTGAAGTCTCCTTTTTTATTGGTAAGTGTTGTTTCTTTAGAATTTAAATTACTTACCAAAACTTCCTTGATTGGCCGCTTATGAGAATCCAGCACCACGCCTGAATATATCTGCTGAGCACTCAAATACTGCCCTAAAAAGAACATAAATAGTAAAAAACATTTTTTTCTAACATCAGTAAAATTCCCTAATAGATTAATCTTTTTCTTTTCCATTCAATAAATTACTTATCACTAAACGCGACAAATTTAAAAATTTATTTTATTTAGAAAAAATAAAAATAAGGGTTTTTATTAAGCTGTTATTTACAAAAAAACGCCCTGCAAAATAGGGCGTTTTTAAATTAGTTTTGTTACAATCATTAATCCATAGAAGGTAACCCATCTGCTGTGGCTGGCCAGCCTGGATTTTGATAAATTACACTTCCAGCTACTGTATGGTCTGTACTTGCGTTTACAAAATGGTCATGTGCGATTGGATTTAAATAATGTGCTTGAATCCATTTATAGCCATTATACCATTGATTATTGGCCTGAACAATTTGATAAGGTCTCAAATATTCACTTTGTGTTTTTGCAGATACATTTGGATTTTTTTCCGGTAATGCACGCAAAGCTGTTTTAGTGGAACCATTATCTTCTTTGATAACATACATTTCACTCATTTTCTTACCTTCTAGATAAGGTTTATCAGACCACAATCTAAAACCTTCTACGATATAAGGTTTTGTTTTCAATTGATCAAGGGATCTCCATCTTTTCAAATCATCCCAACGCATACCCTCTGCAATAAATTCACATCTTCTTTCTCTACGAATGTTATACAAAGTTTTATCGGTTAATACATTTCCTGCAGAATATTTAGCTAAGTCTTTTTCTTTGCTCAAATCCGTTGCATTGATGGTTACATTTGGGTCTTCTGGCAAACCTGCTCTTCTTCTTATGGCTTTCCAATAATTTAAAGCATCTGCATTTAAATTTCCATTTTTCTCATAAGATGCCTCGATATAGTTTAAATATGCTTCGGTAGCACGGAACACGATTGAACCAGATTCTGTTCCTTTTTTCACAATGTAATCTCCACCATTACCCATAAGGCCTTTTTTTACGTTATAACCGGTTACTGCTCTTTCTTCTTCTAAAGCGAGGATATCTGGCATAGCCGCAATTTTGGGTTCGCTCACACCTTCATAAACAAGCAAGTCTCCTGGTATTGCCATAAAATACTGCAATCTTTCATCTCTATCCGCCCTTACTTTGCTAAGCGTCCCGTCTCCTTGATAGCCAGACCCTCCCGCATAGATTGGCAATCCATTTTTCATCACAAAGGTTTCTACAAAATTACGAGTATATCCTGAGGATCCTCCTCCAGTAAGATAGTGCATGGTGTGATGAGAAACATATTTATCGTTATATTGTCTCCAAAAAATCACCTCACTATAAGGAGTCATATTGATATCAGAAAACATAGTGAAATATGGATTTTCTAAAGATTCTTTTGTTCCTGCTTGTGGGTGAGTGCTCTCAACTAGTGTAATATTATCTGCAATTTGTTTTGCGGCCCCCATTGCTTGCTCATAAAAATAGTCGCTTTCTGCCTTTATACTGCCTGCTTTGTACTGAAAATTCGGATGGAATTTAGCTCCAGGCCACCCTGGCCCTCCTGGAACTCTTGCGGTTCCTGCATGGTATTTTAACCATGAGGCCTCATACAATGCTACACGAGATTTAAATAAAAGTGCTGCCTCTTTGCTTAATCGATTTCCTCCTTCTACTTTGCCACTCTTCATCATTTCGATAGCTTTATCCAAATCAGAAAGAATGAATCGAGCTACTTCATTTCTTGGCTGTCTTTTAGATATTTCTACCAATTCATCTTTGTTATCTTTATATGTCTTGGTAATGATAGGAAAATCTCCTAGTGCTTTAAGCTTATTAAAGTATCTATAAGCTCTTAAGAAATAAGCTTCTCCAATGAAATGTTTGATATTTGCATCATTTCCTATAATTTCTCCCTTTTTATATTTTGGCATTACTTGGTCGAAAAAATAGTTCACATCGCGTATATCGCCAAAACTCCAAGCTCCACCACTGGAAGGCACATGCACCTCCCCTGGCAGCCACCATTTACTAGCTCTTACAGTAGCTTGGTTATCTGTTCCATTATCAAAACCGAATGTCCCAATATTCCAACCTCCATTAGTTGGAAAATTATACAAACTAATGGTTGCTGCAGCAAGTGCATCTTCTGTATTATAATATTGCTCTGGCAATATATTGGATTCAGGTATACGATCTAAATAATCGTTACAAGCTGTTATTGAAAGTAGCCCTAAAGAAAGTAGGCTAACTTTAATTATATTATTTTTCATTGTTTATGATTTTAAAAAGTTAAATTAATACCTGTTGAAATTACTTTTGACAAAGGATATAACTTACCATTTCCCCATCCACCACCAGTGGTTTCTGGATCGAATATTTTAGACATTTTGGTGAAAGTAGCGATGTTTTCTCCTGAAATGTAAACTCTAAGTCTACTGATTCCTAGTTTTTGAGAAAAATGTTTAGGCAAAGTATAACCTATCTGCATATTTTTGATTCTCATATAGGAAGCATCTTGCAACCATCTTGTCTGATTTTGGAAGTTTTTGCCACCTTTTTGAAATAATGGTCTAGGGTAGTAAGCATCTACATTTGGACCAAATGGACTGTCTGTATCGGCTGGACGGAAATAATCTAAGTGTTGTTTAAATGCTGCTGACTGCCACATCCCTTCGTTCGCCCCCTTAAAATATGTTGAATTAACCAACAAATCTCTTTTTGCTGTGCCTTGTAAGAATATACTAATATCAAAACCTTTATAATCTGCGTAAAGATTCAATCCAAAATTATATCTAGGAGTGGAGTTTCCTATGATACTTAAGTCTCCGTGATCTTTTAAAGTATTTGCCCCTCCATCAATTTTACCATCTCCGTTCAAATCTGCATACATGATATCTCCAGCACCCCATTGACTACCTAATCTGTTTTGATCTACTTTAGCTAAATGTTCGTCCATTTCCGCTTGCGTTTTAGCGATACCAATTGTGGTATATCCCCAGATATTATTCAACACCTCCCCATTATAGTATTTATTCAACGCATATAAATCATTTGGATAGTTAGTTATTATCTGCTTACTATCAGTTAAGTTAAGCTTAGCCCCATAACCAAATCCATTTTTTAAGCGATCATTCCAAGAAAGGCTTAACTCGAAACCTTTAGATTCCATATCTGTATTATTGTATTTAGGCACAGCGGTTCCTAATGTAGCTGGCATTGTTTCTCCAGGGCCCACCATATCTTTGGTTTTTCTCACGAAATAATCGAACACTAAACCAAATTTATTTTTAAACATATTTATATCCAAACCATAGTTTGTTGTTGCTACCTTTTCCCAAGACAGCAATCCACTGATTAGTCCCGGCACACCTGCGGTATTTGGTCTTTCTCCATTTAACAACCAATTTCCATTTGAAGCTCCTACAGGAAGTAAACTATAGTATGGATAATAGTTGTCTCTCAAGTTTTGGTTTCCTAACTGACCATAAGAGAATCTTGGTTTAAATGTTGAGATTTTAGAAGCAAATCCTCCTAATTTTTCCCAGAATGGCTCACGAGCAACGTTCCATCCTAACGATGCTGAGGTATAGAAATTCCATCTTAAATCTCTTTTGTAGCGGCTACTTCCATCATATCTCAAGTTCACCTCTACTAAATAACGACCATCTAAATCATAGTTTAAACGACCAAAGAACCCTGCGGTAGCCCAAGAATACAGTATATCCCCTACCTGTGGTTTATCCCCAAAAGTTGTATTAATTGAAATCACATCGGTAGTGTAGAATTCTTTTCTACTTGCTGAGAATCCCAAATATTTCATTAATTCAGATTGGAAACCAGCCATAGCCTTAAAGTTGTGGACTTTGTTTAAAGTAAAGCTATAATCTGAGTAAATGTTTGGGTTGATATATTGCGATTTACCAGTGCTTCTTCCAATACCTGTTTCCCCCGGAGCATTATAACCACGAACTCCAAGTGACGCGTATTGCTCTTTATTCATATTATCGTACCAAACTACTGGCAACGCATAGCCTTCCCATAAATCATTTGTCAATTTATAGTTTAAATCTATATGCGTATTCCAGCCTTTTAGGGGAGTTAATAAAAATCCTAATTGTTGTTGAAGTTGATCCGTTTGATTTTTAGACCGGCCTGCTAACAAGTGTGCAATTTCGTTACCATTTATATAATGCCCGTTTGGATCATACACTGGAAGAGTAGGCCATCTACGAGCAATATTGTGGAAGAACAATGGGTCTTGATACAAAGCAGACTCATTATCTATTCTAGTAAAATCAGACTTATAGTTCACTCGCAACCAAGGAGCAATTTCTGCCGAGAATTTACCTACAAAACCTTTTCTATCATAAGTATCATTATTATACCTCATCAATCCTTCTTGATTCAACCAGTTGCCAGATAAATAAAAACTAAATTTCTCTGTTCCCCCAGATACGCTAATATTACTTTCTGTTGCAGGAGTCCACTCTCTATAAAATTCTTTAAACCAATTTACATTTGCCCAGCTTCCTGTATACTTAAACCACTCTGAACGATCGGGATTCCATTCAGTTGCTTCATTAGCTGGCAATTCTCCTCTTTTATATTTTTTAATCTTCTCTAAAATTTCTGGTTTAAACTTAACACCTGTACCAGAATTAGCTCCTGCCTCATTCCAATAGGTTGCAAAGGTTTCAGAATCTAACATATCTGGAACTAATAGAGGAGAACTCAATCTGTAATTAGTATTAAAAGTCACTGTTATTTTCCCTTGTTTGGCTGATTTAGTTTTCACTAAAATAACCCCAAAAGCTGCTCTTGAACCATAAATTGAAGACGCGGCCGCATCTTTTAAAACTGAAATACTTTCAATATCTTGAGGGTTTAGCATAGCAAAGTTTCCTGGCATACCATCTATCAATACCAATGGAGCTGAACTTGTATTACCAATTGATCCCACTCCTCGAATATTGAAACTTGGAGAATTACCCAACTCACCTCCTGCATTGTTGATAGAAAAGTTCATACCAGTCACTGCTCCTTGCAATGCTTGAACCACATTACTCACAGGTCTATCCTCTAATGCTTTTGCATCTACAGTAGACACTGCCCCTGTCAAATTTTCTTTTTTCTGAGTACCGAACCCTACTACAACCTCAAGGTTGATCTCTTTTTCTGAGAGTTTAATCACTCCCATGTTTAGTTTTTTAACATCGAAAAACTTCTCATTCAGAGTAATGGGATTAATGACTCTTAAACGATCTCCTACTTTACCAGGAATCGAAAATTGCCCCTCATCACCAGTCTCTACCGTATCATCTGCTCCCATTACAGATACGAGAGCTCCCTGCACAGGTCCGTATTCATCTTGAACCTTTCCTGTAATTTGTGCAGTCGCATAGCTTATGAACATAAATAAGCATAAGCTTGTCCATAAAATTTTACTTCTCATGTTGTTATAATTTTGTGTTTCATTGGTTGAATTTAAAATATTTTTACGAATAAACAAATTTTAAATTCATTTTATTTTACCTTTTTATGAAAAAAATCACTTCTATAACTTTTTGTTAAAAATACGCTTTCTCGGTTTTTACATAAAAAAATCCGCTTAAATATGATTTAAGCGGATTCACATTATTCAATAAAATAATTACTAATCAAAAACCCCTTGTGCATTTAGGAAAAAAAATAAAAAAAGATTGTTCATTCGACTAAAAAGTCGTATATTTAATTAGTTATCAATTGATTAAATACATAAACAATCTTATGCAAAACTACAAAATTATTTTGAAAGAACTGAAAGAAACTTGCAAAAATATTCCTACTAAAAAGAAAATCCGAAAACCGAAGTTGTCTGATATGGAATTAGTGGCACTGAATATTAACGCAGAACACATGTCGATAAACTCTGAACTTCAGCTATTTAGATGCATCGCTGGAACAGAATTAGACAGCAAAATAGAAAGAAGCGTTTCCAAAAGTCAAATCAAGAATTAGAAAACGTATTGAGACGAATTTTTCCCAGCTGTGCGGACAGTTTTTAATGGGCATCAACTTAGCCAAAACTTTTCAGGGATTCATTACAAGAATACTGTCAAAAATCACTTCTTTTACCATGATTCAGTATCTCAATTTTTTCGTATTCAAGAGAGATTTGAACAAAATTAAAGTGAATTTGTGCTAAATGCACAACGGGTTAATCAAAAAGATTCTTTACGCGATCAAAGAATGATTTAGATTTACATTCCTCGCTCGGAGCAAATCGCTCGTCTCCTCGCATTTTTTTGAAAAACTCTTCTTGTTCTCTGGTCAATTTCTCTGGAATATATGCGTTCACATGCACGAACAAGTCTCCCGTTCCGTAGCCTTCAAGACTTGGCAAGCCTTTACCTTTTAGTCTTAAAACTTTACCACTCTGGGTTCCTTTCTCAATTGCAATTTTCACCTTGCCTGTTGCAGTAGGCACCTCTGCCTCGGCTCCAAGCACTACATCTGGCAAACCTACATTTAGATCATAATGCAGATTATTCCCGTCACGATGTAGGGTATCGTGCGGTTCCTCTTCGATTACTACAAGTAAATCTCCAGGCACACCCCCCATTGGTGCATCATTACCTTTTCTTCGCACTTGCAATTGGATTCCTTCTCTTGCACCTGCAGGGATTTTGATTTCTACGGTTTCGTCACTTTTTACTAAA
It includes:
- a CDS encoding DUF4302 domain-containing protein — its product is MASILFLFSCNQEDDRFFDQTPSERIISAKDTLKQTLVNAPNGWEMIYFPNLANKFNDLSRNLIRSKSYGIILIDRDYGQGGFHLLMKFKENGEVEMLSDKTFTSKEEVKTSQYSISHNSYTQLNFISPNYIFETRQTSFLFFKKDADGSLIFSTNKYPNNTSEYIVLKPIPAGKDWEEVMKEVYDTKLQFERKRIKNLSINNPYGEEVFVTNFSKDKHTDVNKRYTVFLRNMQPHVTVSKYYTGLGSGYVAMEDGILMLPGIQVNDSVNFTQFKKKGNSYIASQKGFQAIIY
- a CDS encoding putative zinc-binding metallopeptidase — protein: MIQIKNIKYSIFALSGLLFLASCEGSEDLSSKSVINVSQTPNSEFQTYLNQNFEKPYNIAVNYQWQNNSSFDRMQLFPPNEAKAYEVAKALNVIWIDLYMQVAGKELLKEMSPAEIKLFGNANIDSFGVEKWQLSNDSPFPFTIFKVDDFNKNNEESMIRLSRNVQNNMAKLMAYHKKFDLEEFSNLNFRKYKLDDFGEKKEASELSSVPFYVGFYSFSAARYDVYEDFAETMSVLLSYPKHEVDQMIEYAATPADDYYKEVERARQAKKTLEAKRDFVTKYLKEEFDIDINVLNLQNLIRLKKYAQ
- a CDS encoding RagB/SusD family nutrient uptake outer membrane protein, with translation MRRLKIQYILYGIFFSLGMLSCNDFLDESPKSDYDIEIDDVQKIREVLTAAYPHASYYPFLEPRTDNVDIREGGKYNRLNEAMFYWQDYDNEDLDTPLNFWNDSYRGIAQVNQALESLKKFKEKTPEITALYGEALVLRAYLHFMLANIWADTYNPTTAQSLPGIPYVTTPEKNAFPTYSRGTLEETYNKIQEDLELGLPLIKDNNYKQPKFHFNLKAAAAFATRFYLYHGDWQKVVDYSDYVLGIDAFNAIRNWNEYRDYNFSVNHWYTNSQEKTNLLLTPTETRWNRNFKVEKYGLDYNKVKDLFSNLSPSLDLSFYYAEKVHGVENSTAKYINKFRDFSTFESTGLNPKGIYSDNVLFTADEVLLNKVEALAMLEKNDEAILNLRSYLKAKMSLGLSKEEILYGFKNAQDLYTSSFGAMSFFKASIVAFVCELRRREFVHEGLRWFDIRRYHLSVNRNQPGDEYKLDRILKKEDYRKTLQIPPLAIDSGLTPNPR
- a CDS encoding SusC/RagA family TonB-linked outer membrane protein encodes the protein MEKKKINLLGNFTDVRKKCFLLFMFFLGQYLSAQQIYSGVVLDSHKRPIKEVLVSNLNSKETTLTNKKGDFSIKANVGDVLTFYQLGFQELSFKVKNFTRKDFVLKDESSLALNEFVVTGYKKIKNRVFTGAASQVKMSEIKIDAVPDVSRLLEGRVAGLNIQNVTGTFGAAPRINIRGGASINSNVQPLWVIDGAVYEDIVNLTFDQLVSGDAVTLISSAIAGINPSDIEDIQVLKDASATSMYGARALNGVIVITTKSGRRNTPNRINFSYEQAVRLRPNYNQYDLLNSQETMSIYNEMHNKGYFDMTSALMGRRGGAYYNLYKSLTTFNEATQSYALDNTPERIANYLRKFEYADTDWFNELFRMRPTHTLALNFSGGGENSANYASLGYYTDGGWSIIDKTQRLTANVKNTYFISDKFKTNINIQGNFRNQKAPGTFRQKKNTNIGSFERDFDINPFSYALNTTRAMLPNLYYRNNWAPFNIFNEYDNNYLDINVIDLKIQGELEYKIKPNLVANLTAVARRASTSIEHTVKSNSNVILAYQADNNPVELAENIYLFRENDGNYNYPKVILPEGGIFNKTENKLKNYLLRLSLDYEKQWGENDLKLYGFNEIRSTNRDINPFSGYGMLFDRANQVITSPLVFQKLQTENEVYFGLSRIKDRGVTFSGNATYGYAGKYIINAVVNYEGTNISGRRAQSRWLPTWNVGAKWNLDKEEFIQNLPNLNTLALRASYGFTAKMSESAINSLAVFTSGVTNRFSTKERENQLSLLNLENRDLTWEKMYELNVGLDVGLFKNRWNFTIDAYQRKSFDLIDLVRTSGIGGEYYKFANFADMDTKGVEFTLNATPIKTQDFSWTAMYTMGYYDQKITRLRNTPDTFDLVAGTGKGNVVGHPRGGLYSFQFTGLDQYGLPNFYFGDYPFEGFEFAKSAGADFLDTKYSLSYLKYEGAIEPNLTGGFSNTFKYKNFDLSFFITYQVGNKIRLQPTYDPGFADLNVFANNYLNRWLNPGDEFKTNVPVIPSKDLIKLVGEENIERAYNTYNYSQLRVADGSFVRMKNISLGYTFSSDLIQKWKMQGANIRLQITNPFLIYSDKKLNGQDPEFFRSGGVALPIQRQCTLGINLMF